The Gemmatimonadales bacterium genome window below encodes:
- a CDS encoding OmpA family protein — translation MLALFVSVANLRAQALPAGTQISNVAQVSWQDENGLAFTAGSNMVVLTVGQVAGVDVEPPRASVSDPGATVWFAHTLQNIGNGTDSFTVAARSSAGWPLRVYQDANGNGALDAGEQPVVGPISLVAGATANLLLAVDVPAVATVRGTLDTLWLSGTSQFDAAVSDSVADQLQIRDVGIAVSLAKSVDRPTASPGDILSYTIAYQATGPDSASNVRIADQIPAGTVYLPGSLRLNGAPLTDAAGDDAGTFDALNNVAVFSLATVAGGSSGTVNFQVRVGQQAVTNTASATYQTVAGTDSVASNAVQTAVVAPEVSLVKSLIGPSTAGIGDAVQYQMTWRNASPTAVVSGAVVTDTIPTGLDYVSSLPAAVLSGRVLQWSLGDLAAGSTGQIQLTLAVAATVTDTQRVSNTAVLTSGNAPEQSSTASEVLLVGPASRELSLTKTADVVEVSLGETAPFTLVVGNRGVVDLSDIQIHDRLPEGTRYAKGTATGVDSVQSSGRDLTFFIAGPLAPGAEHSVHYAVAVVSASSTTLENTAFAVAGGVTRSANAVASLQVNRSWAMQDRAVIGKVWVDANNNGIQDVGEGGMPGVDVWTEDGDIATTDTDGRFSFRNMQPGTQHAFRPDLATVPPGYQLADSGVERLIVTRDATGWTTPRVDFRLVPNAARMAGVRLPIGWSLTAQSIATPVDTATTATRLQQRDSVAEHGYLDIPPVEVRNVEFASNKSVLSPAAIGMLDTLAPWFNANPELSVILRGHTDAVGSVEHNRQLSEERAKAVMQQLVAAGVDPSRLIPVAFGATSPVAGNQTAEGRARNRRVELRIVYATQIREVDDQIKVLSAEPPAESMMLEVGLQNSYGMPLSDLSVTFPVPLDSAELLINDSVVGRAAGATVALPAIPAHAAFALRGWSRRPDAAASAELSLNGSALSRLEVALADSVVRVTGVTAPAVTTDSLPDLAALPPGGEVAVTLSAPEAGWQNQTTFVLPSGWRTQTDSAAPVSAPATARVVEGGEALTWKLPEEPTGPMTLVVRPAGAVAPSAPARLEPLRPQEARLAEQQNAFLTGPGVEIFSPTDGSILKSDRAYVGVRGEPGAPVTLFDGDSALAEARLRPDGVQDFIAVELKPGPHRLRVRMMNSWSKERWDSSSVHVTGAPESFHSEQQRVALVADGQTIATARVRVLDAWGVPVVNGPQVTVVAEGAEVVNPDADGSSVGVQVAADEAGWLTILLRPGHSVGAGSLQLSYAALHGELPLDVLPAVQPLLLTGSGLIGIGASYDAYGAVTARGHLDDRTSFLLSYDSRRLDAGTDAFARSADPLAEAQYPILGDASIYRTSSASTYQLSARVERGYDWLAFGDIGINGGLGSELGLSDYRRALPGLAARYTTGPVVWQGFGAVTTQLLQQTQIRGAGSSGPYTFGSTIRFGTEQVTVETRERNNAEHILSREVLTRFVDYEINYESGSLLLKRPVPAADTYGNPVYLVVIYEAESGGSSSEVWGLRAAVDGTRWIRNTPLDSARVGATWVHESPDAGGHQLLGADLHLVARQGLTLGGEVSFSNGPDSSGTATALAGSYGFLGGAGQLTAKWLGVSREFGNPANPALQGGTSAINLGAQYKRSGREFQLGYNWQRFDVQDQERQEARASVLQPIGSEVQVLGSLASHRFLGPNLDDDVWGAEAKVSWKPEGRLGMWTEGRVDLGGTGASQSPSFVGVGASYDVTSGVSLEARHRRAFFPGDSGSYSVTDLGVRTRIGTGTEAYGSYQLAGISGADNAALVGLRNRLQVGSSWTLNTLFERRMGLNAAGTLDPVRAAPFLQQEENYWSVGAGAEYLPQLAPYRLSARAEFKDGDINSNRLLSLAGDVSLNSGLAILTRQNVLKTEQTNSDTTIFGHAYGSLWGVAFRPTRSNKLNVLAKFQWINVLNPNRGSVLGGSGEEGRTIVAVEGIYQPSAISEIAARFASRRSSSSLVASDGTSVALGSLADFVGLRGSLVVMPRLEARLDGRLLMERTSGESRYQLSPQLAFLPQQTLEVVTGYRFGDLQDPDFATDGGDGWFVTFSARVTEQSIASAADFWRQRFGGR, via the coding sequence GTGCTTGCCCTGTTCGTGTCCGTCGCCAACCTGCGCGCCCAGGCCCTGCCGGCTGGGACCCAGATTTCGAATGTCGCGCAGGTGTCCTGGCAGGATGAAAACGGGCTGGCCTTCACGGCCGGCTCGAACATGGTGGTGCTGACCGTTGGCCAGGTTGCGGGCGTCGATGTCGAGCCGCCCCGCGCGTCGGTCAGCGATCCCGGCGCGACCGTGTGGTTTGCGCACACGCTGCAAAACATCGGCAACGGGACCGACAGCTTCACCGTTGCCGCGCGCTCCAGCGCTGGCTGGCCGCTCCGCGTCTACCAGGACGCCAACGGCAATGGAGCGCTCGATGCAGGGGAACAGCCCGTGGTGGGGCCGATCTCGCTGGTGGCGGGCGCCACCGCGAACCTGCTTCTCGCCGTGGATGTCCCCGCCGTGGCGACGGTCCGCGGCACCCTGGACACCCTCTGGCTCAGTGGTACCTCCCAGTTCGACGCTGCCGTCAGCGACAGCGTCGCCGATCAACTCCAGATCCGGGATGTCGGCATTGCGGTGTCGCTGGCGAAGTCGGTCGACCGGCCGACCGCGTCTCCGGGCGACATCCTGTCCTATACTATTGCGTACCAGGCGACCGGTCCCGATTCGGCCTCCAATGTCCGGATTGCCGACCAGATCCCGGCCGGGACCGTCTACCTGCCGGGCTCGCTCCGCCTGAACGGAGCGCCTCTCACCGACGCCGCCGGCGACGACGCGGGCACCTTCGACGCCCTCAACAATGTCGCGGTGTTCTCCCTGGCCACCGTCGCCGGGGGCTCCAGCGGTACGGTGAACTTCCAGGTCCGTGTCGGGCAGCAGGCCGTCACCAACACCGCCAGCGCCACCTACCAGACCGTGGCGGGCACTGACTCGGTGGCCTCCAACGCGGTGCAGACCGCCGTGGTTGCCCCGGAGGTGAGCCTGGTGAAGTCGCTCATCGGGCCGTCGACGGCCGGCATTGGCGACGCCGTGCAGTACCAGATGACCTGGCGCAACGCCTCGCCGACCGCGGTGGTGTCCGGCGCCGTGGTCACCGATACGATTCCGACCGGACTCGACTACGTCTCGTCCCTGCCGGCTGCCGTCCTCTCGGGGCGGGTGCTGCAGTGGTCGCTGGGCGACCTCGCCGCCGGCAGCACGGGGCAGATTCAGCTGACGCTGGCCGTGGCCGCGACGGTCACCGATACCCAGCGGGTCAGCAACACCGCTGTGCTCACTTCGGGCAACGCCCCGGAGCAGAGCTCCACCGCCTCTGAAGTCCTGCTCGTCGGGCCCGCCTCGCGGGAACTCTCCCTCACCAAGACCGCGGATGTCGTCGAGGTGAGCCTCGGCGAGACGGCGCCCTTCACCCTGGTGGTGGGCAACCGGGGCGTCGTCGACCTGTCGGACATCCAGATCCACGACCGACTGCCCGAAGGCACCCGGTATGCCAAGGGCACCGCCACCGGGGTGGACTCGGTGCAGTCGAGCGGGCGGGACCTCACCTTCTTCATCGCCGGTCCGTTGGCGCCCGGTGCCGAACACTCGGTGCACTACGCGGTCGCCGTCGTCTCGGCGTCGTCGACCACGCTGGAGAACACGGCGTTCGCCGTCGCGGGCGGAGTGACACGCTCCGCCAACGCGGTCGCCTCGCTCCAGGTCAACCGCTCCTGGGCCATGCAGGACCGCGCCGTGATCGGCAAGGTCTGGGTGGACGCAAACAACAACGGGATTCAGGACGTTGGTGAGGGCGGGATGCCGGGCGTGGACGTGTGGACGGAGGACGGCGATATCGCCACCACCGATACGGATGGCCGCTTCTCGTTCCGCAACATGCAGCCCGGCACCCAGCACGCGTTCCGGCCCGATCTCGCCACCGTCCCCCCCGGCTACCAGTTGGCGGACTCGGGCGTGGAGCGCTTGATCGTCACCCGCGACGCCACTGGCTGGACCACGCCCCGGGTGGATTTCCGCCTCGTGCCGAACGCCGCCCGCATGGCGGGAGTGCGGCTTCCCATCGGCTGGAGCCTGACGGCCCAGTCCATCGCGACACCCGTCGACACGGCCACCACCGCAACGAGGCTGCAGCAGCGCGACTCCGTCGCCGAGCACGGGTACCTGGACATCCCGCCGGTGGAGGTCCGGAACGTTGAGTTCGCCTCCAACAAGTCTGTGCTCTCGCCGGCGGCGATTGGCATGCTGGACACCCTTGCTCCCTGGTTCAACGCGAACCCGGAACTCTCGGTCATCCTCCGCGGGCATACCGACGCCGTCGGTTCCGTGGAACACAACCGCCAGCTTTCCGAGGAGCGCGCCAAGGCGGTCATGCAGCAATTGGTGGCGGCCGGTGTCGACCCCAGCCGTCTCATCCCGGTGGCGTTCGGCGCAACCAGCCCGGTGGCGGGCAACCAGACCGCCGAGGGTCGCGCGCGGAATCGCCGGGTCGAGCTGCGGATCGTCTATGCGACCCAGATCCGCGAGGTCGACGATCAGATCAAAGTGCTGAGCGCGGAGCCGCCGGCGGAATCGATGATGCTCGAGGTCGGCCTGCAGAACTCCTACGGGATGCCATTGTCCGACCTGAGCGTCACCTTCCCGGTTCCGCTCGACTCCGCCGAGCTGCTGATCAACGACTCCGTGGTGGGCCGCGCCGCCGGGGCGACGGTAGCGTTGCCGGCCATCCCGGCGCACGCCGCCTTCGCGCTCCGTGGCTGGAGCCGCCGACCGGACGCCGCCGCCTCCGCTGAACTCTCGCTGAATGGCAGTGCACTGAGCCGACTGGAGGTCGCCCTGGCTGACTCTGTCGTGCGGGTCACCGGCGTGACCGCTCCTGCCGTCACCACCGACAGCCTTCCCGACCTGGCGGCCCTGCCGCCCGGCGGCGAGGTGGCGGTCACCCTCTCCGCTCCCGAGGCGGGATGGCAGAACCAGACCACCTTTGTCCTGCCCTCCGGGTGGCGCACGCAGACGGACAGCGCCGCGCCGGTCTCGGCACCGGCCACCGCGCGGGTCGTGGAGGGGGGCGAGGCCCTGACCTGGAAGCTCCCCGAGGAGCCGACCGGACCGATGACTCTCGTGGTCCGCCCCGCGGGCGCCGTGGCGCCAAGCGCGCCGGCACGTTTGGAGCCGCTCCGCCCGCAGGAGGCGCGGCTCGCTGAGCAACAGAACGCGTTCCTGACCGGGCCAGGCGTGGAGATCTTCAGCCCGACCGACGGCTCGATTCTCAAGAGCGACCGCGCATACGTGGGCGTCCGGGGTGAGCCCGGTGCGCCGGTCACCCTCTTCGACGGCGACTCAGCCCTGGCGGAGGCCCGCCTCCGTCCCGATGGCGTGCAGGACTTCATCGCGGTGGAGCTCAAGCCCGGCCCGCATCGCCTGCGAGTGCGCATGATGAACTCCTGGTCGAAGGAGCGCTGGGACAGCAGCTCCGTCCATGTGACGGGAGCACCGGAGTCGTTCCATTCGGAGCAGCAGCGTGTGGCGCTCGTTGCCGACGGGCAGACGATCGCGACGGCCCGCGTCCGGGTGCTCGATGCCTGGGGCGTGCCGGTGGTGAACGGGCCGCAGGTCACTGTGGTCGCGGAAGGCGCCGAGGTGGTGAACCCCGACGCGGACGGTTCGTCGGTTGGCGTCCAGGTGGCGGCCGACGAAGCAGGCTGGCTGACCATTCTCCTCCGTCCCGGACATTCGGTGGGCGCGGGAAGCCTGCAGCTCTCCTACGCGGCCCTGCACGGGGAACTCCCGCTCGACGTCCTGCCAGCGGTCCAGCCGCTCCTGCTCACTGGCTCGGGCCTCATCGGTATCGGCGCCAGCTACGACGCCTATGGTGCCGTGACGGCCCGCGGACATCTGGACGACCGGACCTCGTTCCTGCTGAGTTACGACTCCCGGCGCCTCGATGCAGGGACCGACGCCTTTGCGCGCAGCGCCGACCCGCTGGCCGAGGCACAGTATCCCATCCTGGGCGACGCCAGCATCTACCGGACCTCCAGCGCCTCGACCTACCAGCTCTCCGCCCGCGTCGAACGCGGGTACGATTGGCTCGCATTCGGCGACATCGGCATCAACGGCGGACTCGGCTCGGAGTTGGGACTCAGTGACTACCGGCGCGCGCTGCCGGGCCTGGCCGCCCGCTACACGACCGGGCCGGTGGTGTGGCAAGGCTTCGGCGCGGTGACGACGCAGCTGTTGCAGCAGACCCAGATCCGGGGAGCTGGCTCATCTGGCCCCTATACGTTCGGCAGCACGATCCGCTTCGGCACCGAACAGGTGACGGTGGAGACGCGGGAGCGCAACAACGCCGAGCATATCCTCAGCCGCGAAGTCCTCACGCGGTTTGTGGACTATGAAATCAACTATGAGTCGGGTTCGCTGCTCCTGAAGCGGCCGGTGCCCGCCGCCGACACCTACGGCAACCCGGTTTACCTCGTGGTCATCTACGAGGCCGAGTCCGGCGGTTCCAGCAGCGAAGTCTGGGGCCTGCGTGCCGCAGTCGACGGCACCAGGTGGATCCGGAACACGCCGCTCGATTCGGCGCGTGTGGGCGCCACCTGGGTGCACGAGAGCCCCGATGCCGGCGGCCACCAGCTGCTCGGCGCCGACCTGCACCTCGTCGCACGGCAGGGGTTGACGCTGGGCGGAGAGGTGTCGTTCTCCAACGGTCCCGATTCGAGCGGCACCGCCACGGCGTTGGCTGGTTCGTACGGATTCCTCGGCGGGGCGGGGCAATTGACGGCCAAGTGGCTCGGGGTGAGCCGCGAGTTCGGGAACCCGGCGAACCCGGCGCTCCAGGGTGGCACCAGCGCCATCAACCTTGGCGCACAGTACAAGCGGAGCGGGCGCGAGTTTCAGCTCGGGTACAATTGGCAGCGATTCGACGTGCAGGACCAGGAGCGCCAGGAGGCGAGGGCGAGCGTCCTCCAGCCGATCGGGTCCGAGGTGCAGGTGCTCGGGTCGCTGGCCAGCCATCGCTTCCTGGGCCCCAATCTGGACGACGATGTCTGGGGCGCCGAAGCCAAGGTCAGCTGGAAGCCGGAGGGTCGTCTCGGGATGTGGACCGAGGGACGCGTCGATCTGGGGGGCACCGGAGCGTCGCAGAGCCCCAGCTTCGTCGGCGTCGGGGCCTCCTACGACGTCACGAGTGGCGTCTCCCTCGAAGCCAGGCATCGGCGCGCCTTCTTCCCCGGCGACTCGGGCAGTTACAGCGTGACCGACCTCGGGGTCCGGACCCGCATCGGGACGGGGACCGAGGCCTATGGTTCGTACCAGTTGGCCGGCATCTCCGGCGCCGACAACGCCGCCCTCGTCGGCCTGCGGAATCGCCTCCAGGTCGGATCGAGCTGGACGCTCAACACGCTCTTCGAGCGGCGGATGGGGCTCAACGCGGCCGGCACCCTCGACCCGGTGCGGGCCGCGCCCTTCCTGCAGCAGGAGGAGAATTACTGGTCGGTTGGCGCCGGGGCCGAGTACCTTCCACAGCTGGCGCCCTATCGCCTGAGCGCGCGCGCCGAGTTCAAGGATGGCGACATCAACAGCAACCGGTTGCTGTCCCTGGCGGGCGACGTGTCGCTGAATTCAGGGCTCGCCATTCTGACTCGGCAGAATGTGCTCAAGACCGAGCAGACGAACTCGGATACGACGATCTTCGGCCACGCCTACGGGTCGCTGTGGGGCGTCGCGTTCCGGCCGACACGCAGCAACAAGCTAAACGTCCTGGCCAAGTTCCAGTGGATCAACGTCCTGAATCCCAACCGCGGCAGCGTGCTGGGCGGCTCTGGCGAAGAGGGGCGGACCATCGTTGCGGTGGAGGGGATCTACCAGCCCTCGGCCATCAGCGAAATCGCCGCCCGTTTCGCGAGCCGGCGGAGCAGCTCAAGCCTCGTCGCCTCCGACGGCACCAGCGTGGCGCTCGGTTCACTGGCCGACTTCGTAGGGTTGCGGGGCAGCCTCGTGGTCATGCCTCGGCTCGAGGCCCGGCTCGATGGGCGGCTCTTGATGGAGCGGACCAGCGGTGAATCGCGGTATCAGCTTTCGCCGCAACTCGCCTTCCTGCCCCAGCAGACGCTCGAGGTCGTGACGGGGTACCGGTTCGGCGACCTGCAGGACCCCGATTTCGCCACCGATGGCGGCGACGGGTGGTTTGTCACCTTCAGCGCCCGCGTGACCGAGCAGAGCATCGCCTCGGCCGCCGACTTCTGGCGCCAGCGTTTCGGGGGGAGGTAG